The following coding sequences are from one Virgibacillus necropolis window:
- a CDS encoding urease accessory protein UreD, with product MSDWTGILDLNVEDNQGKSVAKNIYFQGALKVMRPVYHNKSGQPCYYILNPGGGYLDGDTYRMKVSLGEKAKLTLTTQSATKVYKTPSRGAYQETEIFLEKDSYLEYLPDPLIAYKDARYHQKNVVRMKKGSTFLYSDILTPGWSPEGKHFSYETVRLINEIYLEDELVAFDHIKLTPEAQHMNGLGYMEGYTHLGSFIVVGEKTNSDLLDRLYETISKEKSDVKAGLSKLSIPGFTIRVMANSTQVIERIFTACHHIITQEWFQTKPSFLRKY from the coding sequence ATGTCTGATTGGACAGGCATCCTTGACCTTAATGTAGAAGATAATCAGGGCAAATCAGTGGCTAAAAACATATATTTTCAAGGTGCCTTAAAGGTAATGCGCCCTGTCTATCATAATAAATCAGGGCAGCCTTGTTATTATATCCTTAATCCTGGCGGGGGGTATTTAGATGGCGATACGTACCGGATGAAAGTATCACTAGGTGAAAAAGCTAAACTTACTCTCACAACACAATCTGCTACCAAAGTATATAAAACGCCAAGCAGAGGTGCCTATCAAGAAACAGAAATTTTTCTTGAAAAAGATAGTTATTTAGAGTATTTACCTGATCCGCTTATCGCGTACAAAGATGCGCGATATCATCAGAAAAATGTTGTACGGATGAAAAAAGGATCTACCTTTCTCTATTCAGATATTCTTACACCAGGATGGTCGCCTGAGGGAAAACACTTTAGCTACGAAACGGTTAGGCTTATCAATGAAATTTATCTAGAAGATGAGCTGGTTGCTTTTGACCATATAAAATTGACGCCCGAGGCACAGCATATGAATGGCCTTGGCTATATGGAAGGCTATACACATTTAGGATCGTTTATCGTAGTTGGGGAAAAAACGAATTCGGACCTTCTTGACCGATTATATGAAACTATTTCTAAAGAAAAGAGCGATGTTAAAGCTGGATTGTCAAAATTATCTATCCCAGGTTTTACTATTCGAGTGATGGCTAATTCAACACAAGTAATTGAACGAATTTTCACCGCATGTCATCATATAATAACTCAAGAATGGTTTCAAACAAAACCTAGTTTTTTAAGGAAATATTAA